From Trichoderma atroviride chromosome 1, complete sequence, one genomic window encodes:
- a CDS encoding uncharacterized protein (EggNog:ENOG41) codes for MPNSESIPRLLNSFTDKWSPRLVAAINDHHVKVAKIDGEFIWHAHPNSDELFYLLEGKLTIELEGQDDVVMQVGDTFVVPKGIRHRPVAEEASIMMIEHESTVNTGDETSSDRTKRVKDARGQY; via the coding sequence ATGCCAAACTCAGAATCCATCCCAAGACTCCTCAACTCATTTACCGACAAATGGTCTCCGCGCCTCGTCGCTGCAATTAACGACCACCACGTCAAAGTTGCCAAAATAGATGGCGAATTCATCTGGCACGCACATCCGAATTCGGACGAACTTTTTTATCTGCTTGAAGGCAAATTGACCATCGAGCTCGAGGGCCAGGATGACGTTGTGATGCAGGTTGGGGACACGTTTGTGGTTCCAAAGGGTATCAGACACCGTCCTGTTGCAGAAGAGGCATCTATCATGATGATAGAGCATGAATCTACAGTCAATACTGGAGATGAGACCAGTTCGGACAGGACAAAACGGGTCAAAGATGCTCGTGGACAGTATTAA